One genomic segment of Fusobacterium nucleatum includes these proteins:
- a CDS encoding serine hydrolase, with amino-acid sequence MEKYTEWKKEIEKIISQVDGKVCINFYDLDKKNSFSINGNEKVLSASMIKLLILAELMKKVSENKFSLSDTITITNFMKTRGDGVLKELNAGHHFTLKELATLMIIVSDNQATNILIDFLGMENINLLGKELGLKETFLERRMMDAEARKNGYDNYTCADDISSLLKLIYQEKLINKEASQFMLDILLRQQQRERLQRYLPSDIKIAHKCGDLDNLENDGGIIWLGDKVYILVVLTSGMSNLECKQTIGKISKFVYDKMEESLE; translated from the coding sequence ATGGAAAAATATACAGAATGGAAAAAAGAAATTGAAAAAATTATTTCACAAGTGGATGGAAAAGTTTGTATAAATTTCTATGATTTGGATAAAAAAAATAGTTTTTCTATAAATGGAAATGAAAAAGTATTATCTGCTAGTATGATTAAACTTCTTATATTAGCAGAATTGATGAAAAAAGTTTCTGAAAATAAATTTTCTCTTTCTGATACAATCACAATAACAAATTTTATGAAAACTAGAGGAGATGGAGTTTTAAAGGAATTAAATGCAGGACATCATTTTACTTTAAAAGAACTTGCAACTCTTATGATTATTGTAAGTGATAATCAAGCTACTAATATTTTAATTGATTTCTTAGGTATGGAAAATATAAATCTCTTAGGAAAAGAATTAGGATTAAAAGAAACTTTTTTAGAAAGAAGAATGATGGATGCAGAAGCAAGGAAAAATGGATATGATAACTATACCTGTGCTGATGACATTTCATCACTTTTGAAACTTATATATCAAGAAAAATTAATAAATAAAGAAGCTAGTCAGTTTATGTTAGATATTTTGTTAAGACAACAACAGAGAGAAAGATTACAAAGATATCTTCCAAGTGATATAAAGATAGCACATAAGTGTGGAGATTTAGATAATTTAGAAAATGATGGAGGCATTATTTGGCTTGGAGATAAGGTATATATTTTAGTTGTATTAACAAGTGGAATGTCAAACTTAGAATGTAAACAGACAATAGGAAAAATTTCTAAATTTGTTTATGACAAAATGGAGGAAAGTCTTGAATAA
- a CDS encoding DUF819 domain-containing protein, producing MVITNGFTYIAFLMCLAGCLLLLEKYSKWRIFNVVPALVFIYILNMFFCTMGLFNSEACSKAYSVLKNNLLYAMIFVMLLRCDFRKLAKLGGRMVAIFLACSFTLFIGFIVGYPIFKSFLGTDVWGAVAALYASWVGGSANMAAMQAALPVDAGAYSCALALDTVCYSVWIALLLLMVRYSSKWDNATKADTSKLQAVADAAAKEVEKEKKTASAADWVFLIGISLMVSAVSQMVGAHLQNAFASVGLEVFDKGTMTTVFVTILGLVCALTPLGKLPAVEELSTVYLYAVVSLLASTASVVDLLTAPMWIVYGLFILAIHVGLMFVLSKMFHWDLCMVSTASLANIGGSASAPIVASAYNPSYAGIGVLMGVLGAAVGNFFGIGIGQILKMLS from the coding sequence ATGGTTATCACTAATGGTTTTACTTATATTGCATTTTTGATGTGTCTTGCAGGTTGTTTATTATTGTTAGAAAAATATTCTAAATGGAGAATATTTAATGTAGTTCCAGCTCTAGTATTTATTTATATTTTAAATATGTTTTTTTGTACTATGGGACTTTTTAATTCAGAAGCCTGTTCAAAAGCATATAGTGTGTTAAAAAATAATCTATTATATGCCATGATTTTTGTAATGCTTCTTCGTTGTGATTTTAGAAAACTTGCAAAATTAGGTGGAAGAATGGTAGCTATATTTTTAGCTTGTTCATTTACACTTTTTATAGGTTTTATTGTAGGTTATCCTATTTTTAAAAGTTTCTTAGGAACAGATGTTTGGGGTGCAGTTGCAGCACTTTATGCTTCTTGGGTAGGAGGTTCTGCAAATATGGCAGCAATGCAAGCAGCTTTACCAGTAGATGCAGGAGCATATAGCTGTGCATTGGCACTTGATACAGTTTGTTATTCTGTTTGGATAGCATTACTTCTTTTAATGGTTCGTTATTCATCAAAATGGGATAATGCAACTAAGGCAGATACTTCTAAATTACAAGCAGTCGCAGATGCAGCAGCAAAAGAAGTTGAAAAGGAAAAGAAAACTGCTAGTGCGGCAGATTGGGTATTTTTAATTGGAATTTCTTTGATGGTTTCTGCTGTATCTCAAATGGTGGGAGCACATCTTCAAAATGCTTTTGCTTCAGTTGGTTTAGAAGTTTTTGATAAAGGAACTATGACTACTGTATTTGTAACTATTCTAGGACTTGTATGCGCTTTAACACCTCTTGGAAAACTTCCAGCAGTTGAAGAACTTTCTACTGTATATTTATATGCAGTCGTATCATTACTTGCTTCTACTGCTTCTGTTGTAGATTTATTAACAGCACCTATGTGGATAGTTTATGGATTATTTATCCTAGCTATACATGTGGGACTTATGTTTGTACTTTCAAAAATGTTCCACTGGGATTTATGTATGGTTTCAACAGCATCACTTGCTAATATAGGAGGTTCTGCATCTGCACCAATAGTAGCTTCTGCTTACAATCCTTCTTATGCAGGTATTGGGGTATTGATGGGAGTTCTTGGAGCAGCAGTTGGAAACTTTTTTGGAATTGGAATAGGGCAAATATTAAAAATGTTGTCATAA
- a CDS encoding dipeptide epimerase — MKITEIKLGIISVPLRVPFKTALRSVNSVEDVIVEIHTDTGNVGYGEAPPTGVITGDTTGAIIGALKDHIIKTLIGRDIDDFENLMKDLNSCIVKNTSAKAAADIALWDLYGQLHRIPVYKLLGGSRNKIVTDITISVNPPQEMARDAINAIKRGYDTLKVKVGIDPTLDVARLSAIREAVGKDCRIRIDANQAWSPKQAIKLLNQMQDKGLDIELVEQPVKAHDFEGLAYVTKYSNVPVLADESVFSPEDAFKILQMKAADLINIKLMKCGGIYNALKIISMAEIVGVECMIGCMLEAKVSVNAAVHLACAKQIITKIDLDGPVLCSKDPIIGGAVFNEKEIIVSNDFGLGIKGINGIKYID; from the coding sequence ATGAAAATTACAGAAATTAAATTAGGAATAATTTCAGTGCCATTAAGAGTACCATTTAAAACTGCACTTCGTTCAGTGAATAGTGTAGAAGATGTGATTGTTGAAATCCATACAGATACTGGAAATGTAGGATATGGAGAAGCACCACCTACTGGTGTAATAACTGGAGATACAACAGGTGCTATTATTGGAGCATTAAAAGATCATATTATTAAAACCTTAATAGGAAGAGATATAGATGACTTTGAGAATCTTATGAAAGATTTAAATTCTTGTATAGTTAAAAATACTAGTGCAAAAGCAGCGGCAGATATTGCACTTTGGGATTTATATGGGCAACTTCATAGAATACCTGTGTATAAATTATTGGGAGGAAGCCGTAATAAAATTGTAACAGACATTACAATCAGTGTTAATCCACCACAAGAAATGGCAAGAGATGCGATTAATGCTATCAAGAGAGGATATGATACCTTAAAAGTAAAAGTTGGAATAGATCCAACATTAGATGTAGCAAGACTTAGTGCTATTCGTGAAGCAGTGGGTAAAGATTGCAGAATTCGTATAGATGCAAATCAAGCTTGGTCACCAAAACAAGCTATAAAACTTTTAAATCAAATGCAGGATAAAGGATTGGATATTGAGTTAGTAGAACAACCAGTAAAAGCACATGATTTTGAAGGACTTGCTTATGTAACAAAATACTCAAATGTTCCTGTACTTGCAGATGAAAGTGTGTTTTCACCAGAAGATGCTTTTAAAATATTACAAATGAAAGCAGCTGATTTAATAAATATTAAACTTATGAAATGTGGTGGAATTTATAATGCACTTAAAATTATAAGTATGGCTGAAATAGTAGGTGTAGAATGTATGATAGGTTGTATGCTTGAAGCAAAAGTCAGTGTAAATGCAGCTGTACATTTAGCTTGTGCTAAACAAATTATAACTAAAATTGATTTAGATGGACCAGTTCTTTGTTCTAAAGATCCAATTATAGGTGGAGCTGTCTTTAATGAAAAAGAAATAATAGTATCTAATGATTTTGGACTTGGAATAAAAGGAATTAATGGAATAAAATATATTGATTAG
- a CDS encoding GNAT family N-acetyltransferase, translating into MNILIREATEIDYPAINKMLLKLQNYHSENVPTIYKKLDTFFTFDEYLKILEDRNVYFILATLDNEVIGLIWLSFNEKLSKYEYQRKQIWIEGIYIKTKYRRKGIAQKLVNEAINKAKFLNAQSIELMIWNFNETSKKFFEIFFKVRSLVLTKEL; encoded by the coding sequence ATGAATATTCTAATTAGAGAAGCAACTGAAATTGATTATCCTGCAATAAATAAAATGCTCCTTAAATTACAAAATTACCATTCTGAAAATGTACCAACAATATATAAAAAATTAGATACTTTTTTTACTTTTGATGAATATTTAAAAATTTTAGAAGATAGAAATGTATATTTTATTTTGGCAACTTTGGATAATGAAGTAATAGGGTTAATTTGGTTAAGTTTCAATGAAAAATTAAGTAAATATGAATATCAAAGAAAACAAATTTGGATTGAAGGAATATATATTAAAACAAAATACAGAAGAAAAGGAATTGCACAAAAATTAGTAAATGAAGCTATTAATAAAGCTAAATTTTTAAATGCCCAAAGTATAGAATTAATGATATGGAATTTTAATGAAACTTCTAAAAAATTTTTTGAAATTTTTTTTAAAGTCAGATCACTTGTATTAACAAAAGAACTTTAA
- a CDS encoding helix-turn-helix transcriptional regulator encodes MSFGKTLKRIRLKHKDSLRGLAKKIDLHFTFIDKVEKGTAPISKNFIENVVAVYPEESEVLKKEYLKETLPDIFQKEEAIKIVSNSEVLNLPVYGKASAGRGYLNMDTPDYYMPILRGNFSKRSFFVEITGNSMEPTLEDGQFALVDPDNTSYSKNKIYVVTYNDEGYIKRLEMKDKLRIITLKSDNPDYDDIDIPEEMQEYFQINGRVVEVISKKKLL; translated from the coding sequence ATGAGTTTTGGAAAAACTTTAAAAAGAATCAGATTAAAACACAAAGATAGTTTAAGAGGTTTAGCAAAAAAAATAGACTTACATTTTACTTTTATTGATAAGGTAGAAAAAGGTACTGCTCCAATTTCAAAGAATTTTATTGAAAATGTTGTAGCAGTTTATCCTGAAGAAAGTGAAGTATTAAAGAAAGAATATTTAAAGGAAACTTTACCTGATATATTTCAAAAAGAAGAAGCCATAAAAATTGTTAGCAATAGTGAAGTTTTAAATCTTCCTGTATATGGTAAAGCTAGTGCAGGTAGAGGATATTTAAATATGGATACTCCTGACTATTATATGCCTATTCTTAGAGGTAATTTTTCAAAAAGAAGTTTCTTTGTTGAAATTACAGGCAACAGTATGGAACCAACTTTAGAAGACGGTCAATTTGCTTTAGTTGATCCAGATAATACATCTTATTCAAAAAATAAAATTTATGTAGTTACTTATAATGATGAAGGTTATATTAAAAGATTAGAAATGAAAGATAAATTAAGAATTATTACTTTAAAAAGTGATAATCCTGATTATGATGATATTGATATTCCAGAAGAAATGCAAGAATACTTCCAAATTAATGGTAGAGTTGTAGAAGTTATTTCAAAGAAAAAATTATTGTAA
- the rsxA gene encoding electron transport complex subunit RsxA, producing MSIGGLFSIIITSIFINNIIFAKFLGCCPFMGVSKKVDSSLGMGMAVTFVITIASGVTWLAYRLILEPLGLGYLQTIAFILIIASLVQFVEMAIKKTSPSLYKALGVFLPLITTNCAVLGVAIINIQEGYNFIETVVNGFGVAVGFSLALLLLAGIREKLEYANIPKNFKGVPIAFITAGLLAMAFMGFSGMQI from the coding sequence ATGAGTATAGGTGGATTATTTAGTATAATTATTACTTCAATATTTATAAATAACATAATATTTGCTAAGTTCTTAGGTTGCTGTCCATTTATGGGAGTTTCTAAAAAGGTTGACTCATCATTAGGAATGGGTATGGCCGTTACTTTCGTTATTACAATAGCTTCAGGAGTAACTTGGTTAGCTTATAGATTGATATTAGAACCTCTTGGTTTAGGATATTTACAAACAATAGCTTTTATATTAATAATAGCTTCTCTTGTACAATTCGTTGAAATGGCGATTAAAAAGACATCACCAAGTCTATATAAGGCACTTGGAGTATTTTTACCATTAATTACAACAAACTGTGCTGTTCTAGGGGTTGCTATAATAAATATCCAAGAAGGATATAATTTTATAGAAACAGTAGTAAATGGTTTTGGAGTTGCAGTAGGTTTCTCACTAGCATTGTTACTTTTAGCTGGAATCAGAGAAAAATTAGAATATGCAAACATTCCTAAAAACTTCAAAGGAGTTCCAATAGCATTTATCACAGCTGGTCTTTTAGCTATGGCATTTATGGGATTTAGTGGAATGCAAATTTAA
- the rsxE gene encoding electron transport complex subunit RsxE: protein MKKLGVLTAGIFKENPVFVLMLGLCPTLGVTSSAINGFSMGLAVIAVLACSNGLISLFKKFIPDEVRIPAFIMIIATLVTVVDMVMNAYTPDLYKVLGLFIPLIVVNCIVLGRAESFASKNGVIDSILDGIGSGIGFTLSLTFLGSVREILGNGSVFGISLVPANFTPALIFILAPGGFITIGIIMACINMKKERDAKKKKVTKK from the coding sequence ATGAAAAAATTAGGAGTACTTACAGCTGGAATATTTAAAGAAAATCCAGTGTTTGTTTTAATGTTAGGACTTTGTCCTACACTTGGGGTAACAAGTAGTGCAATAAATGGGTTTTCAATGGGATTAGCAGTTATCGCTGTACTTGCATGTTCAAATGGATTAATATCTCTTTTTAAGAAATTTATACCAGATGAAGTAAGAATACCAGCATTTATAATGATAATAGCTACACTTGTTACAGTAGTTGATATGGTTATGAATGCTTATACACCTGACTTATATAAGGTATTAGGATTATTTATACCTTTAATAGTTGTTAACTGTATAGTTCTTGGAAGAGCAGAAAGTTTTGCATCTAAAAATGGTGTTATTGATTCTATACTTGATGGTATTGGATCTGGAATAGGATTTACTTTATCTTTAACTTTCTTAGGTTCAGTAAGAGAAATTTTAGGAAATGGTTCAGTATTTGGAATTTCATTAGTTCCTGCTAACTTTACACCTGCTTTAATATTTATATTAGCACCTGGTGGATTTATTACAATAGGGATAATTATGGCTTGTATAAATATGAAAAAAGAAAGAGATGCAAAGAAAAAGAAGGTGACTAAAAAATGA
- a CDS encoding RnfABCDGE type electron transport complex subunit G encodes MENRYIHFGIVLGLIAAISAGLLGGVNDFTSKVIAENTLKIVNAARKEVLPEATSFKEDEAKEADGMQYIPGFNDAGEVVGYVASVTEAGYGGDINFVVGIDKDAKVTGLNVVTSSETPGLGAKINGKEWQEHWIGKDSTYEFNKSVDAFAGATISPSAVYRGVIRALNTYQNEVSK; translated from the coding sequence ATGGAAAATAGATATATACATTTTGGAATCGTCCTTGGTCTAATAGCAGCTATATCAGCTGGATTACTTGGGGGAGTTAATGATTTCACAAGTAAAGTTATAGCAGAAAATACTTTAAAAATAGTTAATGCAGCAAGAAAAGAAGTCTTACCAGAAGCAACTAGCTTCAAAGAAGATGAAGCAAAGGAAGCTGATGGAATGCAATACATACCTGGATTTAATGATGCAGGAGAAGTAGTTGGTTATGTTGCATCAGTTACAGAAGCAGGTTATGGTGGAGATATTAATTTTGTTGTAGGAATTGATAAAGATGCTAAGGTAACAGGTTTAAATGTAGTTACAAGTTCTGAAACTCCTGGATTAGGAGCAAAAATCAATGGAAAAGAATGGCAAGAACATTGGATAGGAAAAGATTCTACTTATGAATTTAATAAGTCAGTAGATGCTTTTGCAGGAGCTACAATATCACCTAGTGCCGTTTATAGAGGAGTTATAAGAGCATTAAATACTTATCAAAATGAGGTGAGTAAATAA
- a CDS encoding RnfABCDGE type electron transport complex subunit D translates to MSTILKTGPAPHIRTAETVESVMYDVVIALIPAFAMAVYSFGIRALILTSVSVLTCILTEYLCQKALKRDIEAFDGSAILTGILFSFVVPAIMPLQYVVVGNIVAITLGKMVYGGLGHNIFNPALIGRAFVQASWPVAITTFAFDGKAGATVLDAMKRGIPLSDALLENTNQYIDAFLGQMGGCLGETSSLALLIGGAYLIYKKHIDWKVPAVMIGTVFVLTWAMGADPLMQIFSGGLFLGAFFMATDMVTSPTTSKGRVVFALGLGILISLIRMKGGYPEGTAYAILIMNGVVPLIDRYIRPKKFGGVSKNGK, encoded by the coding sequence GTGAGTACAATTTTGAAAACAGGACCAGCTCCTCATATTAGAACAGCAGAAACTGTTGAGTCAGTAATGTATGATGTTGTTATAGCTTTGATACCAGCATTTGCTATGGCTGTATATTCATTTGGGATAAGAGCTTTAATACTAACTTCAGTATCAGTTTTGACTTGTATACTTACAGAATATCTATGTCAAAAAGCGTTAAAAAGAGATATAGAAGCATTTGATGGGAGTGCGATATTGACAGGAATATTATTTTCATTTGTAGTTCCTGCTATTATGCCTTTACAATATGTAGTAGTTGGAAATATAGTGGCAATAACATTAGGTAAGATGGTTTATGGTGGTTTAGGACATAATATATTCAACCCAGCTTTAATAGGAAGAGCGTTTGTTCAAGCATCTTGGCCAGTAGCAATAACAACTTTTGCATTTGATGGAAAAGCAGGAGCAACAGTTTTGGATGCTATGAAAAGAGGAATTCCTTTATCAGATGCATTATTAGAAAATACTAACCAATATATTGATGCTTTTTTAGGGCAAATGGGAGGATGTTTAGGAGAAACTTCTTCTTTAGCTCTATTAATAGGAGGAGCATATTTAATTTATAAGAAACATATAGATTGGAAAGTTCCTGCTGTTATGATAGGAACAGTATTTGTTTTAACTTGGGCAATGGGAGCAGATCCTTTAATGCAAATATTCTCAGGAGGATTGTTCTTAGGAGCATTCTTTATGGCAACAGATATGGTTACAAGCCCAACAACTTCAAAAGGAAGGGTAGTTTTTGCATTGGGATTAGGAATTTTAATTTCTTTAATCAGAATGAAAGGTGGATATCCAGAAGGAACAGCTTATGCTATCTTAATAATGAATGGTGTAGTTCCTTTAATTGATAGATATATAAGACCTAAAAAGTTTGGAGGGGTGAGCAAAAATGGAAAATAG
- the rsxC gene encoding electron transport complex subunit RsxC — MKFFGFRGGVHPPENKIQTEHLPIEKLESPDEIFVPLLQHIGAPLNPLVNVGDRVLKGQKIADAEGLAVPVHSPVSGTVTKIESRVFPLTGKVMTIFIENDKKEEWAELSKIENWEEADKKALLDIIREKGIVGIGGATFPTHVKLNPPPNTQLDSLILNGAECEPYLNSDNRLMLENPKSIVEGIKIIKKILNVPNVYVGIEDNKPEAIESMRKATEGTEINIVPLKTKYPQGGEKQLIKSILDRQVPSGQLPSAVGVVVQNTGTAAAIYEAVVNGKPLIEKVVTVSGKAIKNPKNLKVAIGTPFSYILDHCGINREEMARLVMGGPMMGLAQMTEDATVIKGTSGLLALTNEEMRPYKTKSCISCSKCVSACPMGLAPLMFDRLAAAKEYEAMAGHNLMDCIECGSCAYICPANRPLAEAIKTGKAKLRAKKK, encoded by the coding sequence ATGAAATTTTTTGGTTTCAGAGGCGGCGTTCATCCCCCTGAAAATAAAATACAAACAGAACATTTACCAATTGAAAAATTGGAATCTCCAGATGAAATTTTTGTTCCTCTTTTACAACATATAGGAGCTCCTTTAAATCCTCTTGTAAATGTGGGAGACAGAGTTTTAAAAGGACAAAAAATTGCAGATGCAGAAGGTTTAGCGGTACCTGTTCATTCACCAGTGAGTGGAACTGTCACAAAGATTGAAAGTCGTGTTTTTCCCTTAACAGGAAAAGTTATGACAATTTTTATTGAGAATGACAAAAAAGAAGAATGGGCAGAACTAAGCAAAATTGAAAATTGGGAAGAGGCAGACAAGAAAGCCTTACTTGATATTATCAGGGAAAAAGGTATTGTTGGTATAGGAGGAGCTACTTTCCCAACTCATGTAAAATTAAATCCTCCACCTAACACACAACTAGATAGTTTGATTTTAAATGGTGCAGAATGTGAACCTTATTTAAATTCGGACAATAGACTTATGTTAGAAAATCCAAAATCAATAGTTGAAGGAATTAAAATCATTAAAAAGATTTTAAATGTTCCTAATGTTTATGTAGGAATAGAAGATAATAAACCAGAAGCTATTGAATCTATGAGAAAAGCAACAGAAGGAACAGAAATAAATATTGTTCCATTGAAAACAAAATATCCACAAGGAGGAGAAAAACAACTTATTAAATCAATTTTAGATAGACAAGTTCCATCTGGACAACTTCCATCAGCAGTTGGTGTTGTTGTACAAAATACAGGAACAGCAGCAGCAATATATGAAGCTGTTGTAAATGGAAAACCTTTAATTGAAAAAGTTGTTACAGTATCTGGAAAGGCTATTAAAAATCCTAAAAATTTAAAGGTTGCAATAGGAACACCTTTCTCATATATTTTAGATCATTGTGGAATAAACAGAGAAGAAATGGCAAGATTGGTTATGGGAGGTCCTATGATGGGACTTGCTCAAATGACAGAAGATGCCACTGTAATAAAAGGTACATCAGGGCTTTTAGCTCTAACTAATGAGGAAATGAGACCATACAAAACAAAGTCTTGTATAAGCTGTTCTAAGTGTGTTTCTGCATGTCCTATGGGGCTTGCACCACTTATGTTTGATAGATTAGCAGCAGCAAAAGAGTACGAAGCAATGGCAGGACACAATCTAATGGATTGTATAGAATGTGGTTCTTGTGCTTATATCTGTCCTGCTAATAGACCTTTGGCTGAGGCTATTAAAACAGGAAAAGCTAAATTAAGAGCTAAAAAAAAGTAG
- the pth gene encoding aminoacyl-tRNA hydrolase — protein sequence MKVVIGLGNPGKKYEKTRHNIGFIAVDNLRKKFNISDEREKFQALVSEKNIDGEKVIFFKPQTFMNLSGNSVIEIVNFYKLDPKKDIIVIYDDMDLSFGDIRIREKGSSGGHNGIKSIISHIGEEFIRIKCGIGAKEKDAVEHVLGEFNQTEQKDLDEILENINNCVIEMLSVQNLDRIMQKYNKKKEKLK from the coding sequence ATGAAAGTCGTTATTGGTTTAGGAAATCCAGGTAAAAAATATGAAAAGACACGGCATAATATAGGGTTCATTGCTGTGGATAATTTAAGAAAAAAATTTAATATAAGTGATGAAAGAGAAAAATTTCAGGCTCTTGTCAGTGAAAAAAATATTGATGGAGAGAAAGTTATATTTTTTAAGCCTCAAACCTTTATGAATTTAAGTGGAAATTCTGTTATAGAGATTGTAAATTTCTATAAATTAGATCCTAAAAAAGATATTATTGTTATCTATGATGATATGGATTTATCTTTTGGAGATATTAGAATTAGAGAAAAGGGAAGCTCTGGAGGACACAATGGAATAAAATCTATAATTTCTCATATAGGAGAGGAGTTCATCAGAATAAAATGTGGAATAGGTGCAAAAGAAAAAGATGCTGTTGAACATGTCCTAGGAGAGTTTAATCAGACTGAACAAAAAGATTTAGATGAAATTTTAGAAAATATTAATAACTGTGTTATAGAAATGCTATCTGTTCAAAATTTAGATAGAATTATGCAGAAGTATAATAAGAAAAAAGAAAAACTAAAATAA
- the truA gene encoding tRNA pseudouridine(38-40) synthase TruA, whose protein sequence is MGRKNIKIEFRYDGSSYYGFQRQPNKITVQGEIEKVLRIVTKEEINLISAGRTDRGVHANHQVSNFYTSSNIPIEKYKYLLTRALPNDIDILLVEEVDENFNARHNAKMREYIYIISWEKNPFEASYCKFVKEKIVAEKLEKIFSDFIGVHDFNNFRLSDCVSKVTVREIYQIEVKYFGEGKIKIYIKGSAFLKSQVRIMVGTVLEIYYGRLPENHIRLMLNDFTKEYKKNLVEAEGLYLNKIEY, encoded by the coding sequence ATGGGAAGAAAGAATATAAAAATTGAGTTCAGGTATGATGGTAGCAGCTATTATGGTTTTCAAAGACAACCTAATAAAATAACGGTTCAAGGAGAAATTGAAAAAGTTTTAAGAATTGTTACAAAAGAGGAAATCAATTTAATATCTGCTGGTAGAACAGATAGAGGAGTCCATGCCAATCATCAAGTTTCTAATTTCTATACTTCTTCTAATATTCCAATAGAAAAATATAAGTATCTTTTAACAAGAGCTTTACCAAATGATATAGATATATTATTAGTTGAAGAAGTAGATGAAAATTTTAATGCAAGACACAATGCCAAAATGAGAGAATATATCTATATTATCTCTTGGGAAAAAAATCCTTTTGAAGCAAGTTATTGTAAATTTGTAAAAGAGAAAATTGTTGCTGAGAAGTTAGAAAAAATATTTTCTGATTTTATAGGAGTACATGATTTTAATAATTTTAGATTAAGCGATTGTGTAAGTAAGGTGACTGTAAGAGAAATTTATCAAATAGAAGTTAAATATTTTGGAGAGGGTAAGATAAAAATATATATTAAAGGAAGTGCGTTTTTAAAATCACAGGTTAGAATAATGGTTGGAACTGTACTTGAAATATATTATGGAAGATTACCAGAAAATCATATAAGGCTTATGCTTAATGATTTTACAAAGGAATATAAGAAAAATCTTGTTGAAGCAGAAGGGCTTTATTTGAATAAAATTGAATATTAG